A genomic segment from Haloarcula limicola encodes:
- a CDS encoding sugar ABC transporter substrate-binding protein — protein sequence MPDNTRRKFLKATGATITTVSLAGCGGDGGDGGDGGTGGDGGTGTGGDGGTTGTSSGGGGSGSLQKVGMSAYVRGGAWITAYIEAARFYAEDQGIQLDVRPNQQSAQKQVQDIREFANGDYDGILVGVWQTGAAEGAINQAIQGGTPVFATNADTSSSEIPLYVGFSNYDGGASSAEQMIKALESQYPDKDTWRVLNVRGVQGNQSANQRSQGFLDVMAENDRAEVVTTLNGEYARDVAQRTVQEWINSNGRVDGIYSGNLSMGLGVVQALRNLDMLVPTGEEGHICLTQMDGSPEVNPLVGDGTIDAAVDQPNYFYNPIALKYMKMYVEAGNDPSVIPEVESEVTSDQFSVEPGQHKGVNMWSEPIWEPGIMREQNGHPWFRTNSVVITQENYDEPYLWGNIWG from the coding sequence ATGCCTGACAATACCAGACGTAAATTTTTAAAGGCGACCGGGGCGACGATCACGACAGTTTCGCTCGCCGGCTGTGGCGGGGACGGCGGTGACGGCGGCGACGGTGGTACGGGCGGCGACGGCGGCACCGGGACCGGCGGTGACGGCGGAACCACCGGCACGAGTAGCGGGGGCGGCGGCAGCGGTTCCCTGCAGAAGGTCGGCATGAGCGCGTACGTCCGCGGCGGGGCCTGGATCACGGCGTACATCGAGGCCGCGCGCTTCTACGCCGAAGACCAGGGTATCCAACTGGACGTTCGCCCGAACCAACAGAGCGCTCAGAAGCAGGTGCAGGACATCCGCGAGTTCGCCAACGGCGACTACGACGGCATCCTCGTCGGCGTCTGGCAGACCGGCGCTGCCGAGGGGGCCATCAACCAGGCGATTCAGGGCGGGACGCCGGTGTTCGCGACGAACGCCGACACGTCCAGTTCGGAGATCCCGCTCTACGTCGGCTTCAGCAACTACGACGGCGGGGCCAGTTCGGCCGAACAGATGATCAAGGCCCTCGAATCGCAGTACCCCGATAAAGACACGTGGCGCGTGCTGAACGTGCGGGGCGTCCAGGGGAACCAGTCGGCGAACCAGCGCTCGCAGGGGTTCCTCGACGTGATGGCAGAGAACGACCGGGCCGAAGTGGTCACGACCCTCAACGGCGAGTACGCTCGTGACGTCGCCCAGCGGACCGTCCAAGAGTGGATCAACTCCAACGGGCGCGTCGACGGCATCTACTCGGGGAACCTCTCGATGGGACTCGGCGTCGTGCAGGCGCTCCGCAATCTCGATATGTTGGTTCCGACCGGCGAAGAGGGCCACATCTGTCTCACACAGATGGACGGAAGCCCCGAAGTCAACCCGCTCGTCGGGGACGGAACGATCGACGCCGCCGTCGACCAGCCCAACTACTTCTACAACCCCATCGCGCTGAAGTACATGAAGATGTACGTCGAGGCGGGCAACGACCCGAGCGTCATCCCCGAAGTGGAGAGCGAAGTCACGTCCGATCAGTTCAGCGTGGAGCCCGGACAGCACAAGGGCGTCAACATGTGGTCCGAACCCATCTGGGAGCCGGGCATCATGCGCGAGCAGAACGGCCACCCGTGGTTCAGGACGAACAGCGTCGTGATCACCCAAGAGAACTACGACGAGCCGTACCTCTGGGGTAACATCTGGGGCTGA
- a CDS encoding transaldolase family protein, translating to MRLYLDTADLGQIRELSRLGVLDGVTTNPAIVADAEKSYRNAVEDVAEIVDGPVFAQVIAAAADEMVREARRYQEWAADVVAKIPATREGFEALSRLRTEGIPAGATVVFSIEQAVLAAKNDATFVAPYVGRLDDAGEDGVGTVRRMQEIYDTYGFETELLAASIRNTTQAVALYEAGVDAVTMSPDVLEAHVPHPKTDEGVAGFEAAWGDRGSPLDERGDSS from the coding sequence ATGAGGCTCTATCTCGATACGGCGGACCTCGGACAGATCCGCGAGCTGTCTCGGCTCGGCGTCCTCGACGGCGTCACGACGAATCCGGCCATCGTCGCCGACGCGGAGAAGTCGTATCGAAACGCGGTCGAAGACGTCGCCGAGATAGTGGACGGCCCGGTGTTCGCACAGGTCATCGCCGCCGCGGCCGACGAGATGGTCCGCGAAGCGCGGCGCTATCAGGAGTGGGCCGCCGACGTGGTGGCGAAGATCCCCGCCACCCGCGAGGGGTTCGAGGCACTCTCCCGCCTCCGCACCGAGGGGATCCCGGCGGGCGCGACGGTCGTCTTCTCGATCGAGCAGGCGGTGCTGGCGGCGAAGAACGACGCCACGTTCGTCGCGCCCTACGTCGGCCGCCTCGACGACGCCGGCGAGGACGGGGTCGGGACCGTCCGGCGGATGCAGGAGATATACGACACCTACGGGTTCGAGACGGAGCTGCTGGCGGCGAGCATCCGAAACACGACGCAGGCCGTCGCGCTGTACGAAGCCGGCGTCGACGCGGTGACGATGTCGCCGGATGTCCTCGAAGCGCACGTTCCCCATCCGAAGACCGACGAGGGCGTCGCCGGGTTCGAGGCGGCGTGGGGCGACCGCGGCAGCCCACTCGACGAACGGGGCGACAGCAGCTAA
- a CDS encoding carbohydrate kinase family protein, with protein MTDDPTVLVAGDTLVDFVPERAGPPGAAGGYAPKFGGSGANVALALDRIGVPPLFWTRLAADDFGAFLRSHLDDSAIPDDLLVTDADARTTLAVVTHDEGGDRSFSFYREDGADTRFEPGSVSDTTLGSVSWVHTTGVTMSVEPSRTATLELQSRAGDRATVSLDPNWRPEMWESHYEFGAVVRGALDTVDVVKATPEDLEAAGFETDDPETLARAVADYGPHTVVLTLGGEGALCYGTEESPVSGWGRHGGYDVDVVDTTGAGDAFLAGFIAALTHGVTDAESALALANAAGAVATTQAGAVSALTGFDRIRRFHDEIPWVE; from the coding sequence ATGACCGACGACCCAACCGTGCTGGTCGCAGGCGACACGCTGGTCGACTTCGTCCCCGAGCGAGCGGGACCGCCCGGAGCGGCCGGCGGCTACGCGCCGAAGTTCGGCGGCTCGGGCGCGAACGTCGCGCTCGCCCTCGACCGCATCGGCGTTCCGCCGCTGTTCTGGACGCGCCTCGCCGCCGACGACTTCGGCGCGTTCCTGCGCTCACACCTGGATGACTCTGCGATTCCCGACGACCTGCTCGTGACCGACGCGGACGCGCGGACGACGCTCGCCGTCGTCACGCACGACGAGGGCGGCGACCGCTCCTTCTCGTTCTACCGCGAGGACGGCGCGGACACGCGCTTCGAACCGGGGAGCGTCAGCGATACGACGCTCGGCTCGGTGTCGTGGGTCCACACGACCGGCGTGACGATGAGCGTCGAACCGAGTCGGACGGCCACGCTCGAACTCCAGTCCCGCGCCGGCGACCGCGCGACGGTGTCGCTGGACCCGAACTGGCGACCGGAGATGTGGGAGAGTCACTACGAGTTCGGGGCCGTCGTCCGCGGCGCGCTGGATACCGTCGATGTGGTCAAGGCGACGCCGGAGGACCTCGAAGCCGCGGGCTTCGAGACGGACGACCCCGAGACGCTCGCGCGGGCCGTCGCCGACTACGGCCCGCACACGGTCGTGCTGACGCTCGGCGGCGAGGGCGCGCTGTGTTACGGTACCGAGGAGAGCCCCGTTTCGGGATGGGGGCGACACGGGGGATACGACGTGGACGTCGTCGATACGACGGGCGCGGGCGACGCCTTCCTCGCGGGGTTTATCGCCGCGCTGACCCACGGCGTGACCGACGCCGAGTCCGCGCTCGCGCTCGCGAACGCCGCGGGTGCCGTCGCCACGACCCAAGCAGGTGCGGTGTCGGCGCTGACCGGTTTCGACCGGATCCGGCGGTTCCACGACGAGATTCCCTGGGTCGAATAG
- a CDS encoding IclR family transcriptional regulator, whose translation MPPQENTITATRTSFRVLEALKRLDGAGVTAVATELDTAKSTVHNHLRTLEDEGYVTCEDGTYRVSLRFLELGEYTRNRMDIYEKARPEVDSLAEETGEMANAAVEEHGEGVYITRAEGTQAVSVDTYAGKRVKLHCTALGKTILAQLPEQRVDAILETHGLPRRTENTITDADELKAELDEIRDRGYAYDREERLPGLRCVAAPVVADDGNLIAALSVSGPTTRIKGDRFHEEIPELLRSSANVIEINLAYS comes from the coding sequence ATGCCACCGCAGGAGAACACGATAACTGCGACCAGAACGTCGTTCCGGGTGCTCGAGGCGCTCAAACGCCTCGACGGGGCGGGCGTGACGGCCGTGGCGACCGAACTGGACACCGCGAAGAGCACCGTCCACAATCACCTGCGGACGCTCGAAGACGAGGGCTACGTCACCTGCGAGGACGGGACCTACCGGGTCAGCCTCCGGTTTCTCGAACTCGGTGAGTACACCAGAAACCGGATGGACATCTACGAGAAGGCCCGCCCGGAGGTCGACTCGCTTGCCGAGGAGACGGGCGAGATGGCGAACGCCGCCGTCGAAGAGCACGGCGAGGGCGTCTACATCACGCGCGCGGAGGGAACGCAGGCGGTCAGCGTCGACACGTACGCCGGCAAACGGGTGAAACTGCACTGCACGGCGCTCGGCAAGACGATTCTGGCCCAACTTCCCGAACAACGGGTCGACGCGATCCTCGAGACGCACGGGCTGCCCCGACGGACGGAGAACACCATCACCGACGCCGACGAACTGAAAGCCGAACTCGACGAGATCCGCGACCGGGGGTACGCATACGACCGCGAGGAGCGACTGCCCGGCCTCCGGTGCGTGGCCGCTCCCGTCGTGGCCGACGACGGGAACCTCATCGCGGCGCTCTCCGTCTCGGGGCCGACGACCCGGATCAAGGGCGACCGCTTCCACGAGGAGATCCCGGAGCTACTTCGGTCCTCGGCAAACGTCATCGAGATAAACCTCGCCTATTCGTGA
- a CDS encoding HpcH/HpaI aldolase family protein — protein MVSPSLRRRLLDGETVVGTFQLLDSPMAAEMAGVAGLDFTILDQEHGPLTAETCVAMCAAAQGGGAEPVVRVRNNSESEVQRALDIGAAGVEIPQIETVEHARAAVEHARFDPLGSRGLSPKVRAGGYTGSDDFTERQNEETAVIVHIEGERGVENIGDIVGVEGIDVLFLGPYDISQSIGIPGQVRDERVESLMVEVCDRAADAGKVVGTYADDAEMARQWMDAGAQYVAVSVDGTLLTRAFEGIADALGE, from the coding sequence ATGGTGTCTCCATCGCTCAGACGGCGGTTACTCGACGGGGAGACGGTCGTCGGCACGTTCCAGTTGCTGGACTCGCCGATGGCCGCCGAGATGGCCGGCGTCGCGGGGCTGGACTTCACGATTCTCGATCAGGAACACGGACCGCTGACCGCCGAGACGTGCGTCGCGATGTGTGCGGCCGCACAGGGGGGCGGTGCCGAACCGGTCGTCCGCGTCCGGAACAACTCCGAGTCGGAGGTCCAACGCGCCCTCGACATCGGGGCCGCCGGGGTCGAGATCCCGCAGATAGAGACCGTCGAGCACGCCCGCGCGGCCGTCGAGCACGCCCGTTTCGACCCCCTCGGGTCGCGGGGGCTCTCTCCGAAGGTCCGCGCCGGCGGCTACACCGGAAGCGACGACTTCACCGAGCGACAGAACGAGGAGACGGCCGTCATCGTCCACATCGAGGGAGAACGCGGCGTCGAGAATATCGGGGATATCGTCGGAGTCGAGGGTATCGACGTGCTGTTCCTCGGCCCCTACGATATCTCTCAGTCCATCGGGATTCCCGGACAGGTGCGAGACGAGCGCGTCGAGTCGCTCATGGTCGAGGTCTGTGACCGCGCCGCCGACGCGGGGAAGGTCGTCGGGACGTACGCCGACGATGCCGAGATGGCCCGTCAGTGGATGGACGCGGGCGCGCAGTACGTCGCCGTCAGCGTCGACGGGACGCTCCTCACCCGCGCCTTCGAGGGCATCGCGGACGCGCTCGGGGAGTAG
- the gfo6 gene encoding D-xylose 1-dehydrogenase Gfo6 produces the protein MDLSALLGDFDHRDWQDVTETDDPIRFAMIGVGWWTREQAMPAVESSALCETTVLVSGDREKAEDVAAGSETVEHAITYEEFHAGEASDAYDAVYVVTPNAYHLEYVETAAELGKAILCEKPMEATIERAERMVEVCADRDATLMIAYRMQTEPAVRRAKDLIDGGYIGDPVFVHGNMTEPILELVPDPDQWRLDWDASGGCAAMDIGIYSLNTARFLLDADPLRVQGSVASVQEEFEDVPDEHAAFQVTFPDHVFALCTASQNAAMASHIRVTGTEGQVRVEPAFYPWDDRKLHVSVGDTDTEIEFEQIDQMEEEFEYFAHCLLTDTDPHPDGEHGLTDIRTIKAVYHAAESGRAVDLD, from the coding sequence ATGGACCTATCGGCGCTACTCGGCGACTTCGACCACCGCGACTGGCAGGACGTGACCGAGACGGACGACCCGATCCGCTTCGCCATGATCGGCGTCGGCTGGTGGACCCGCGAGCAGGCGATGCCGGCCGTCGAGTCGAGCGCCCTCTGTGAGACGACCGTGCTGGTCAGCGGCGACCGGGAGAAAGCCGAGGACGTGGCGGCCGGTTCCGAAACCGTCGAGCACGCCATCACCTACGAAGAGTTCCACGCTGGCGAGGCCAGCGACGCCTACGACGCCGTTTACGTCGTGACGCCGAACGCCTACCACCTCGAATACGTCGAGACGGCGGCCGAACTCGGCAAGGCGATCCTCTGCGAGAAGCCGATGGAGGCGACCATCGAACGCGCGGAGCGGATGGTCGAGGTCTGTGCGGACCGCGACGCGACGCTGATGATCGCCTACCGGATGCAGACCGAACCCGCGGTCCGTCGCGCGAAAGACCTGATCGACGGGGGGTACATCGGCGACCCGGTGTTCGTCCACGGCAACATGACCGAGCCGATTCTGGAGCTGGTCCCCGACCCCGACCAGTGGCGGCTCGACTGGGACGCCTCGGGCGGCTGTGCGGCGATGGACATCGGCATCTACTCGCTCAACACCGCTCGCTTCCTGTTGGACGCTGACCCCCTCCGAGTTCAGGGTTCCGTTGCGTCCGTCCAAGAGGAGTTCGAGGACGTGCCCGACGAACACGCCGCCTTTCAGGTCACGTTCCCCGACCACGTCTTCGCGCTCTGTACCGCCAGCCAGAACGCGGCGATGGCGAGTCATATCCGCGTCACCGGCACCGAGGGACAGGTCCGCGTCGAACCGGCCTTCTACCCGTGGGACGACCGGAAGCTCCACGTCTCCGTCGGCGACACCGACACCGAGATCGAGTTCGAGCAGATCGACCAGATGGAGGAGGAGTTCGAGTACTTCGCGCACTGTCTCCTGACCGACACCGACCCCCACCCGGACGGCGAACACGGGCTGACCGATATCCGGACGATAAAGGCCGTCTACCACGCCGCTGAGTCGGGACGCGCGGTCGACCTCGACTGA
- a CDS encoding substrate-binding domain-containing protein: MSRDIRRRTFIRSGAIAGTALLAGCGGDGGDGGDGGDGTAGDGGTETTGDGGDGGTGTTEGTEEGTTGGGSTPTVALSVPSLEFTFFARMENAFNQAKSDGMISNESAFYDAGNSQSQQVSDVEAAISNEVDFLMISAITAEGVINAIRQANEAGIPVVAIDRNVAQGETVTYVASDNVQLGQRSTELCLSFMQESGDADTYNVVQLEGTPGASVTNERGEGFQQAVDDNDSLNRLASQTGEFSTQNALSVMEDFITQYGDEIDGVFCQNDLMALGAHQALNNADMSVPVTGIDGTEAWVQLFADNQYYGTIAQLPEEMVNTAIESGKAHLAGESVEDTIVIEGLEVTQDNASNYLSEYFG, encoded by the coding sequence ATGTCACGAGACATCCGTAGACGGACGTTCATCCGCAGCGGCGCGATCGCCGGAACAGCCCTGCTCGCCGGGTGCGGTGGTGACGGCGGCGACGGCGGTGATGGCGGCGATGGAACCGCCGGTGACGGCGGTACCGAAACGACCGGCGACGGCGGTGACGGTGGTACCGGGACCACCGAGGGGACCGAAGAGGGGACGACCGGCGGTGGGTCCACACCGACCGTCGCGCTCTCGGTGCCGTCGCTCGAGTTCACGTTCTTCGCGCGGATGGAGAACGCCTTCAACCAGGCCAAGAGCGACGGAATGATATCCAACGAGTCGGCGTTCTACGACGCCGGCAACTCCCAGAGCCAACAGGTCTCGGACGTCGAGGCCGCCATCTCGAACGAGGTTGACTTCCTGATGATCTCGGCGATCACGGCCGAGGGCGTCATCAACGCCATCCGGCAGGCCAACGAGGCGGGCATCCCCGTCGTCGCCATCGACCGCAACGTCGCACAGGGAGAGACGGTCACGTACGTCGCCTCCGACAACGTCCAGCTCGGCCAGCGCTCGACCGAGCTCTGCCTCTCGTTCATGCAGGAGAGCGGCGACGCCGACACTTACAACGTCGTCCAGCTGGAGGGGACCCCGGGCGCGAGCGTGACGAACGAGCGCGGCGAGGGGTTCCAGCAGGCCGTCGACGACAACGACAGCCTGAACCGCCTCGCCAGTCAGACCGGCGAGTTCTCGACGCAGAACGCCCTGAGCGTGATGGAGGACTTCATCACGCAGTACGGCGACGAGATCGACGGCGTGTTCTGCCAGAACGACCTGATGGCCCTCGGCGCGCATCAGGCGCTCAACAACGCCGACATGTCGGTGCCCGTCACCGGCATCGACGGCACCGAGGCGTGGGTACAACTGTTCGCCGACAACCAGTACTACGGCACCATCGCCCAACTCCCCGAGGAGATGGTCAACACGGCCATCGAGAGCGGGAAGGCCCACCTCGCCGGCGAGTCCGTCGAGGACACTATCGTCATCGAGGGGCTGGAGGTCACGCAGGACAACGCCTCGAACTACCTCAGCGAGTACTTCGGCTGA
- a CDS encoding ABC transporter permease: protein MSQSVADVSPFRDRLTISAISQYGPIIGLVGLYVAFALLNDRFLTVGNQVNVLQQVSIIGIMAIGVTFPILCAEIDLSIAQVMEVSGLTIATLAVGARLFEGFAVPVPLAILAGLALGAAFGTVSGYVTARFGVPSFMTTLAMLFLADGFGLIVSNNRPIIGLPESITAIGGSSVFGFPSIVLVFLSLLVVSQLILSYTKFGLYIYAVGGDRTAAERMGINVMAVRMGTLVISGIFAAIAGLVTLGRLGSAVPTMGASLLLPPIAAVILGGANLFGGSGNMVGTLIGVLILGVLGNGLNLMGVDPSGRLVAQGIVLMLAVLANVVGQD from the coding sequence ATGTCGCAATCGGTAGCCGACGTCTCGCCCTTTCGGGACCGACTGACGATCAGCGCCATCAGTCAGTACGGGCCGATCATCGGGCTCGTGGGGTTGTACGTGGCGTTCGCGCTCCTGAACGACCGATTTCTCACGGTCGGCAACCAGGTGAACGTCCTCCAGCAAGTGTCGATAATCGGAATCATGGCCATCGGCGTGACGTTTCCCATCCTCTGTGCCGAGATCGACCTGAGCATCGCGCAGGTGATGGAAGTCTCGGGACTGACCATCGCGACGCTCGCGGTCGGCGCGCGGCTCTTTGAGGGGTTCGCCGTCCCGGTGCCGCTCGCCATCCTCGCCGGACTGGCCCTCGGCGCGGCGTTCGGGACCGTCTCGGGATACGTCACCGCCCGCTTCGGCGTCCCCTCCTTCATGACGACGCTGGCGATGCTCTTCCTCGCGGACGGCTTCGGCCTCATCGTCTCCAACAACCGTCCCATCATCGGCCTGCCGGAGTCGATAACGGCCATCGGCGGCTCCAGCGTCTTCGGCTTCCCGAGCATCGTCCTCGTCTTCCTCTCCCTGCTCGTCGTCTCGCAGTTGATACTCTCCTACACGAAGTTCGGCCTCTACATCTACGCCGTCGGCGGCGACCGCACCGCCGCCGAGCGCATGGGTATCAACGTCATGGCGGTCCGGATGGGCACGCTCGTCATCTCGGGCATCTTCGCGGCCATCGCCGGGCTGGTGACGCTCGGTCGCCTCGGCAGCGCCGTCCCAACGATGGGCGCGAGCCTCTTGCTCCCGCCCATCGCCGCGGTCATCCTCGGCGGTGCCAACCTCTTCGGCGGGTCGGGCAACATGGTCGGGACGCTCATCGGCGTCCTCATCCTCGGTGTCCTCGGGAACGGGTTGAACCTCATGGGCGTCGACCCCTCCGGGCGACTGGTCGCACAGGGCATCGTCCTGATGCTCGCCGTCCTCGCGAACGTCGTCGGGCAGGACTGA
- a CDS encoding ATP-binding cassette domain-containing protein → MTQPTQSDADHIVEMEGITKTFGEVVALRDVTFELRRNEVLALAGDNGAGKSTLIKCLAGALRPDSGTIRVDGEVVEIRNPRQAKELGIETTFQDLAVAGNLTVAQNIFLGREEVTGPNTMLGVLDKRAMRERARELLEDLEIRVDVDEKVANLSGGERQLVSISRTLLSDPKIVIMDEPTSALSVEGAERVLELISQMQNQGISIILISHNLDYVQRAADRIHILHQGHSAGVIDGPTADRDDIVSRMVGGMPDEERGERPADV, encoded by the coding sequence ATGACGCAGCCCACTCAGAGCGACGCGGACCACATCGTCGAGATGGAGGGAATCACCAAGACCTTCGGCGAAGTGGTCGCGCTGCGGGACGTGACGTTCGAACTCCGGCGGAACGAGGTGCTCGCGCTGGCGGGCGACAACGGGGCCGGGAAGTCGACGCTCATCAAGTGTCTGGCCGGCGCGCTCAGACCGGACTCGGGGACGATCCGCGTGGACGGCGAGGTCGTCGAGATACGGAATCCGCGACAGGCGAAGGAACTGGGCATCGAGACGACGTTTCAGGACCTCGCGGTCGCGGGGAACCTCACCGTCGCGCAGAACATCTTCCTGGGACGCGAGGAAGTCACGGGGCCGAACACGATGTTGGGCGTCCTCGACAAGCGCGCGATGCGCGAACGCGCCCGCGAACTCTTAGAGGACTTGGAGATCCGCGTCGACGTAGACGAGAAGGTCGCGAACCTCTCGGGCGGCGAGCGGCAGCTGGTGAGCATCTCGCGGACGCTGCTCTCGGACCCGAAGATCGTCATCATGGACGAACCGACGAGCGCCCTCTCCGTCGAGGGGGCCGAGCGCGTCCTCGAACTCATCTCGCAGATGCAGAACCAGGGCATCTCGATAATCCTCATCTCGCACAACCTAGATTATGTCCAGCGGGCGGCAGACCGCATCCATATCCTCCATCAGGGCCACAGCGCGGGCGTCATCGACGGCCCGACCGCGGACCGGGACGACATCGTCAGTCGGATGGTCGGCGGCATGCCCGACGAGGAACGGGGCGAACGGCCCGCCGACGTCTGA
- a CDS encoding universal stress protein codes for MALERILLSVGPDDWDSLDGLVDAAADIAEPAGATVYVLYVFPRDEYDDLLDQMGVDQTSGGLSPDEVAERHDSVRVPADRFEDRGIDFEIRGVAGGQPSDQVVRKVDEFDADVVVVSGTKRSPAGKAMFGDHAQQVLLNAPVPVLYVKQE; via the coding sequence ATGGCACTCGAACGAATCCTGTTGTCGGTCGGACCGGACGACTGGGACTCCCTCGACGGCCTCGTCGACGCCGCCGCGGACATCGCCGAGCCGGCGGGCGCGACGGTGTACGTCCTGTACGTGTTCCCGCGCGACGAGTACGACGACCTGCTGGACCAGATGGGCGTCGACCAGACCAGCGGCGGCCTCTCGCCGGACGAGGTCGCGGAGCGCCACGACAGCGTGCGCGTCCCCGCGGACCGATTCGAGGACCGGGGCATCGACTTCGAGATCCGCGGCGTCGCCGGCGGACAGCCCTCGGACCAGGTCGTCCGCAAAGTCGACGAGTTTGACGCGGACGTGGTCGTCGTCAGCGGGACGAAGCGGTCGCCGGCGGGGAAGGCGATGTTCGGCGACCACGCCCAGCAGGTGCTGTTGAACGCGCCGGTTCCGGTCCTGTACGTCAAGCAGGAGTAG
- a CDS encoding enolase C-terminal domain-like protein: MAATIDRIETTEFSYPLEDVGTPPGGFDVVYDPGNAMDRSLFAVRVEVSDGLVGEYVGSNSPGTAQINMIADYLVGRDPLRRERHWSEMKRALRKYDRMGIGPIDIALWDFAGKYHDAPIHELLGSYRERLPTYASTYQGDRSGGLDSPAAYADFAEECLERGYPGYKVHGWDGDWRDPDLLEATVRAVGDRVGEEMDLMVDPACDLDTWAEALQVGRACDDYGYLWYEDPYRDGGISQHGHRKLRQALDTPILQTEHVRGLEPHTDFVAAEATDFVRADPEYDGGITGAMKIASAAEGFGLDVEFHAPGPAQRQCLAAARNANYYEMALVHPDAPNTTPPVYAGDYRDSLDAIDDDGTVPVPDGPGLGVEYDWDYIEDNRLGTREYQ, from the coding sequence ATGGCGGCGACTATCGACCGAATCGAAACGACCGAGTTCAGCTATCCGCTCGAAGACGTGGGAACGCCGCCCGGCGGGTTCGACGTCGTCTACGACCCCGGGAACGCGATGGATCGGAGCCTCTTCGCCGTCCGGGTCGAGGTGAGCGACGGGCTGGTCGGCGAGTACGTCGGGAGTAACTCGCCGGGGACGGCCCAGATAAATATGATCGCCGATTACCTCGTCGGCAGAGACCCGCTTCGGCGGGAACGCCACTGGAGCGAGATGAAACGCGCGCTCCGGAAGTACGATCGGATGGGCATCGGTCCCATCGACATCGCGCTCTGGGACTTCGCCGGCAAGTACCACGACGCGCCGATTCACGAACTGCTCGGGAGCTACCGCGAGCGGTTGCCGACCTACGCCTCGACGTATCAGGGCGACCGGAGCGGCGGGCTCGACTCGCCGGCGGCGTACGCCGACTTCGCCGAGGAGTGTCTGGAACGTGGATATCCCGGGTACAAAGTACACGGCTGGGACGGCGACTGGCGCGACCCCGACCTGCTGGAAGCGACCGTTCGCGCCGTCGGCGACCGGGTGGGCGAGGAGATGGACCTGATGGTCGACCCGGCCTGTGACCTCGATACGTGGGCCGAAGCATTACAGGTCGGTCGGGCCTGCGACGACTACGGCTATCTCTGGTACGAGGACCCGTACCGCGACGGCGGAATCTCTCAGCACGGCCACCGGAAGTTACGACAGGCGCTGGACACGCCGATCCTCCAGACCGAACACGTCCGCGGGCTCGAACCGCATACGGATTTCGTCGCCGCGGAAGCCACCGACTTCGTCCGCGCCGATCCAGAGTACGACGGGGGCATCACGGGCGCGATGAAGATCGCGAGCGCCGCCGAGGGGTTCGGCCTCGACGTGGAGTTCCACGCGCCCGGCCCCGCCCAGCGGCAGTGTCTGGCCGCCGCGCGAAACGCGAACTACTACGAGATGGCGCTCGTTCACCCCGACGCCCCGAACACGACGCCGCCGGTGTACGCGGGCGACTACCGCGATTCGCTGGACGCGATAGACGACGACGGCACGGTGCCGGTTCCAGACGGCCCGGGGCTGGGCGTCGAGTACGACTGGGACTACATCGAGGACAACCGACTCGGCACTCGGGAGTACCAGTAG